A genome region from Excalfactoria chinensis isolate bCotChi1 chromosome 26, bCotChi1.hap2, whole genome shotgun sequence includes the following:
- the ELAVL1 gene encoding ELAV-like protein 1 isoform X2, with protein MSNGYEDHMAEDCRDDIGRTNLIVNYLPQNMTQDELRSLFSSIGEVESAKLIRDKVAGHSLGYGFVNYVTAKDAERAINTLNGLRLQSKTIKVSYARPSSEVIKDANLYISGLPRSMTQKDVEDMFSRFGRIINSRVLVDQTTGLSRGVAFIRFDKRSEAEEAITNFNGHKPPGSSEPITVKFAANPNQNKNVALLSQLCHSPARRFGGPVHHQAQRFRSAENQDLPPPCPWQRAARVPHLSGLHITSGTPQFGNPWFSPMGVDHMSGLSGVNVPGNASSGWCIFIYNLGQDADEGILWQMFGPFGAVTNVKVIRDFNTNKCKGFGFVTMTNYEEAAMAIASLNGYRLGDKILQVSFKTNKSHK; from the exons ATGTCTAATGGTTATGAAGATCACATGGCTGAAGATTGCAGAGATGACATCGGCAGAACAAATCTCATTGTGAACTACCTCCCCCAGAACATGACGCAGGATGAGCTACGGAGCCTCTTCAGCAGCATCGGTGAAGTTGAATCTGCAAAGCTGATTCGGGACAAAGTTGCAG GACACAGCTTAGGCTATGGCTTTGTGAACTACGTTACAGCGAAAGATGCAGAAAGAGCAATAAACACACTGAACGGCCTCAGACTGCAGTCAAAAACCATCAAG GTTTCCTATGCTCGTCCGAGTTCCGAAGTTATCAAGGACGCTAACCTGTACATCAGTGGGCTCCCGAGGTCGATGACACAGAAGGATGTAGAAGACATGTTCTCACGTTTTGGGCGCATCATCAATTCCCGTGTGCTCGTGGATCAAACCACAG GTTTATCCAGAGGGGTCGCATTTATCCGGTTTGACAAAAGGTCAGAAGCAGAAGAGGCAATTACAAATTTCAATGGTCACAAACCCCCAGGTTCCTCCGAACCCATCACGGTGAAGTTTGCAGCCAATCCCAACCAGAACAAAAACGTGGCCCTGTTGTCGCAGCTGTGTCACTCACCAGCCAGGCGGTTCGGAGGGCCGGTCCACCACCAGGCGCAGAGATTCAG GTCAGCAGAGAATCAGGATCTGCCACCGCCATGTCCttggcagagagcagcacgTGTACCGCATTTAAGTGGTTTGCATATCACCAGTGGTACACCACAGTTTGGGAACCCCTG GTTCTCTCCTATGGGTGTAGATCACATGAGTGGGCTTTCTGGTGTAAATGTTCCAGGAAACGCATCTTCTGGCTGGTGTATCTTCATCTACAACCTTGGTCAAGATGCTGATGAGGGAATCCTCTGGCAGATGTTTGGCCCCTTTGGCGCGGTTACCAATGTGAAAGTTATTCGGGATTTCAACACCAACAAGTGcaaaggttttggttttgtgacCATGACAAACTATGAAGAAGCTGCAATGGCCATAGCAAGTCTTAATGGCTACCGCCTGGGGGACAAAATCTTACAGGTTTCCTTCAAAACCAACAAGTCCCACAAATAA
- the MATK gene encoding megakaryocyte-associated tyrosine-protein kinase isoform X2 — protein MWSPSSRLWRSWYRARHNESGQEGLLAAGALRERGAIRADPKLSLMPWFHGKISGVEAVQELQPPEDGLFLVRESVRHPGDYVLCVSFGKEVIHYRVLHQENTLSIDSEQHFCNLIDMIEHYTEQQGALCTKLVKPKAKSGMKSAEEELAKAGWLLNLQHLTLGERIGQGEFGDVLQGEYMGQKVAVKNIKCDVTAQAFLAETAAMTKVRHKNLVRLLGVILHNGLYIVMEFMSKGNLVNFLRTRGRALVPLPQLLQFSLDVAQGMDYLESKKLVHRDLAARNILISEDNVAKVSDFGLAGVNPRGADTTLLPVKWTAPEALKHNKFSSKSDVWSYGILLWELFSFGRAPYPKLSLKEVTEQLEQGYRMEPPEGCPPSVYALMRSCWEMEPGKRPSFKKLNEKLQKELKHLKDV, from the exons ATGTGGTCACCATCATCGAGGCTGTGGAG GAGTTGGTACCGTGCGCGGCACAACGAGAGTgggcaggaggggctgctgGCGGCCGGAGCACTGCGGGAGCGCGGGGCCATCCGTGCTGACCCCAAACTCAGCCTCATGCC CTGGTTCCATGGGAAGATCTCAGGGGTGGAGGcggtgcaggagctgcagccccctGAGGACGGGCTGTTCCTGGTGCGTGAGTCAGTCCGGCACCCCGGTGACTACGTGCTGTGTGTGAGCTTTGGCAAGGAGGTGATCCACTACCGTGTGCTGCACCAGGAGAACACGCTGAGCATCGACAGCgagcagcacttctgcaacCTCATCGACATGATCGAG cactACACGGAGCAGCAAGGAGCCCTCTGCACCAAGCTGGTGAAGCCCAAAGCCAAGAGCGGGATGAAGTCGGCCGAGGAGGAGTTGGCCAAAG CCGGCTGGCTGCTCAACCTGCAGCACCTCACACTGGGGGAGCGCATCGGGCAAGGAGAGTTTGGAG ACGTCCTGCAGGGTGAGTACATGGGGCAGAAGGTGGCCGTGAAGAACATCAAGTGCGACGTGACCGCCCAGGCCTTCCTCGCTGAGACCGCCGCCATGAC GAAGGTCCGGCACAAGAACCTGGTGCGTCTGCTCGGTGTCATCCTGCACAACGGCCTCTACATCGTCATGGAGTTCATGAGCAAG GGAAACCTGGTCAACTTCCTGCGCACGCGGGGCCGCGCGCTCGTCCCACTgccacagctcctgcagttCTCTCT GGACGTGGCCCAGGGCATGGACTACCTGGAGTCCAAGAAGCTGGTGCACAGGGACCTGGCAGCCCGCAACATCCTCATCTCCGAGGACAACGTGGCCAAAGTGAGCGATTTTGGCCTGGCCGGGGTCAACCCCCGCGGCGCCGACACCACGCTGCTGCCCGTGAAGTGGACGGCTCCCGAGGCCCTGAAGCACAAT AAATTCTCCTCCAAATCGGACGTGTGGAGCTACGGGATCCTCCTGTGGGAGCTGTTCTCCTTCGGCCGAGCACCCTACCCCAAGCTG AGTCTGAAGGAGGTGAcggagcagctggagcagggctACCGCATGGAGCCCCCCGAGGGCTGCCCGCCCTCCGTGTATGCATTgatgaggagctgctgggagatggAGCCGGGTAAGCGGCCGTCCTTCAAGAAGCTCAACgagaagctgcagaaagagcTGAAGCACCTGAAGGACGTTTAA
- the ELAVL1 gene encoding ELAV-like protein 1 isoform X4 yields the protein MPRGDTRRAARRRPAQIRYKMSNGYEDHMAEDCRDDIGRTNLIVNYLPQNMTQDELRSLFSSIGEVESAKLIRDKVAGHSLGYGFVNYVTAKDAERAINTLNGLRLQSKTIKVSYARPSSEVIKDANLYISGLPRSMTQKDVEDMFSRFGRIINSRVLVDQTTGLSRGVAFIRFDKRSEAEEAITNFNGHKPPGSSEPITVKFAANPNQNKNVALLSQLCHSPARRFGGPVHHQAQRFRFSPMGVDHMSGLSGVNVPGNASSGWCIFIYNLGQDADEGILWQMFGPFGAVTNVKVIRDFNTNKCKGFGFVTMTNYEEAAMAIASLNGYRLGDKILQVSFKTNKSHK from the exons ATGCCGCGCGGCGACACACGACGGGCCGCACGGCGCCGCCCCGCGCAG ataCGTTATAAGATGTCTAATGGTTATGAAGATCACATGGCTGAAGATTGCAGAGATGACATCGGCAGAACAAATCTCATTGTGAACTACCTCCCCCAGAACATGACGCAGGATGAGCTACGGAGCCTCTTCAGCAGCATCGGTGAAGTTGAATCTGCAAAGCTGATTCGGGACAAAGTTGCAG GACACAGCTTAGGCTATGGCTTTGTGAACTACGTTACAGCGAAAGATGCAGAAAGAGCAATAAACACACTGAACGGCCTCAGACTGCAGTCAAAAACCATCAAG GTTTCCTATGCTCGTCCGAGTTCCGAAGTTATCAAGGACGCTAACCTGTACATCAGTGGGCTCCCGAGGTCGATGACACAGAAGGATGTAGAAGACATGTTCTCACGTTTTGGGCGCATCATCAATTCCCGTGTGCTCGTGGATCAAACCACAG GTTTATCCAGAGGGGTCGCATTTATCCGGTTTGACAAAAGGTCAGAAGCAGAAGAGGCAATTACAAATTTCAATGGTCACAAACCCCCAGGTTCCTCCGAACCCATCACGGTGAAGTTTGCAGCCAATCCCAACCAGAACAAAAACGTGGCCCTGTTGTCGCAGCTGTGTCACTCACCAGCCAGGCGGTTCGGAGGGCCGGTCCACCACCAGGCGCAGAGATTCAG GTTCTCTCCTATGGGTGTAGATCACATGAGTGGGCTTTCTGGTGTAAATGTTCCAGGAAACGCATCTTCTGGCTGGTGTATCTTCATCTACAACCTTGGTCAAGATGCTGATGAGGGAATCCTCTGGCAGATGTTTGGCCCCTTTGGCGCGGTTACCAATGTGAAAGTTATTCGGGATTTCAACACCAACAAGTGcaaaggttttggttttgtgacCATGACAAACTATGAAGAAGCTGCAATGGCCATAGCAAGTCTTAATGGCTACCGCCTGGGGGACAAAATCTTACAGGTTTCCTTCAAAACCAACAAGTCCCACAAATAA
- the MATK gene encoding megakaryocyte-associated tyrosine-protein kinase isoform X1 yields MSRKHWPAGTQCVTKHDHTKPKAGELAFHKGDVVTIIEAVEGRSWYRARHNESGQEGLLAAGALRERGAIRADPKLSLMPWFHGKISGVEAVQELQPPEDGLFLVRESVRHPGDYVLCVSFGKEVIHYRVLHQENTLSIDSEQHFCNLIDMIEHYTEQQGALCTKLVKPKAKSGMKSAEEELAKAGWLLNLQHLTLGERIGQGEFGDVLQGEYMGQKVAVKNIKCDVTAQAFLAETAAMTKVRHKNLVRLLGVILHNGLYIVMEFMSKGNLVNFLRTRGRALVPLPQLLQFSLDVAQGMDYLESKKLVHRDLAARNILISEDNVAKVSDFGLAGVNPRGADTTLLPVKWTAPEALKHNKFSSKSDVWSYGILLWELFSFGRAPYPKLSLKEVTEQLEQGYRMEPPEGCPPSVYALMRSCWEMEPGKRPSFKKLNEKLQKELKHLKDV; encoded by the exons ATGTCCAGG AAACACTGGCCTGCGGGGACGCAGTGCGTCACCAAGCACGACCACACCAAGCCCAAGGCTGGCGAGCTGGCCTTCCATAAGGGAGATGTGGTCACCATCATCGAGGCTGTGGAG GGCAGGAGTTGGTACCGTGCGCGGCACAACGAGAGTgggcaggaggggctgctgGCGGCCGGAGCACTGCGGGAGCGCGGGGCCATCCGTGCTGACCCCAAACTCAGCCTCATGCC CTGGTTCCATGGGAAGATCTCAGGGGTGGAGGcggtgcaggagctgcagccccctGAGGACGGGCTGTTCCTGGTGCGTGAGTCAGTCCGGCACCCCGGTGACTACGTGCTGTGTGTGAGCTTTGGCAAGGAGGTGATCCACTACCGTGTGCTGCACCAGGAGAACACGCTGAGCATCGACAGCgagcagcacttctgcaacCTCATCGACATGATCGAG cactACACGGAGCAGCAAGGAGCCCTCTGCACCAAGCTGGTGAAGCCCAAAGCCAAGAGCGGGATGAAGTCGGCCGAGGAGGAGTTGGCCAAAG CCGGCTGGCTGCTCAACCTGCAGCACCTCACACTGGGGGAGCGCATCGGGCAAGGAGAGTTTGGAG ACGTCCTGCAGGGTGAGTACATGGGGCAGAAGGTGGCCGTGAAGAACATCAAGTGCGACGTGACCGCCCAGGCCTTCCTCGCTGAGACCGCCGCCATGAC GAAGGTCCGGCACAAGAACCTGGTGCGTCTGCTCGGTGTCATCCTGCACAACGGCCTCTACATCGTCATGGAGTTCATGAGCAAG GGAAACCTGGTCAACTTCCTGCGCACGCGGGGCCGCGCGCTCGTCCCACTgccacagctcctgcagttCTCTCT GGACGTGGCCCAGGGCATGGACTACCTGGAGTCCAAGAAGCTGGTGCACAGGGACCTGGCAGCCCGCAACATCCTCATCTCCGAGGACAACGTGGCCAAAGTGAGCGATTTTGGCCTGGCCGGGGTCAACCCCCGCGGCGCCGACACCACGCTGCTGCCCGTGAAGTGGACGGCTCCCGAGGCCCTGAAGCACAAT AAATTCTCCTCCAAATCGGACGTGTGGAGCTACGGGATCCTCCTGTGGGAGCTGTTCTCCTTCGGCCGAGCACCCTACCCCAAGCTG AGTCTGAAGGAGGTGAcggagcagctggagcagggctACCGCATGGAGCCCCCCGAGGGCTGCCCGCCCTCCGTGTATGCATTgatgaggagctgctgggagatggAGCCGGGTAAGCGGCCGTCCTTCAAGAAGCTCAACgagaagctgcagaaagagcTGAAGCACCTGAAGGACGTTTAA
- the ELAVL1 gene encoding ELAV-like protein 1 isoform X3, producing MPRGDTRRAARRRPAQIRYKMSNGYEDHMAEDCRDDIGRTNLIVNYLPQNMTQDELRSLFSSIGEVESAKLIRDKVAGHSLGYGFVNYVTAKDAERAINTLNGLRLQSKTIKVSYARPSSEVIKDANLYISGLPRSMTQKDVEDMFSRFGRIINSRVLVDQTTGSSEPITVKFAANPNQNKNVALLSQLCHSPARRFGGPVHHQAQRFRSAENQDLPPPCPWQRAARVPHLSGLHITSGTPQFGNPWFSPMGVDHMSGLSGVNVPGNASSGWCIFIYNLGQDADEGILWQMFGPFGAVTNVKVIRDFNTNKCKGFGFVTMTNYEEAAMAIASLNGYRLGDKILQVSFKTNKSHK from the exons ATGCCGCGCGGCGACACACGACGGGCCGCACGGCGCCGCCCCGCGCAG ataCGTTATAAGATGTCTAATGGTTATGAAGATCACATGGCTGAAGATTGCAGAGATGACATCGGCAGAACAAATCTCATTGTGAACTACCTCCCCCAGAACATGACGCAGGATGAGCTACGGAGCCTCTTCAGCAGCATCGGTGAAGTTGAATCTGCAAAGCTGATTCGGGACAAAGTTGCAG GACACAGCTTAGGCTATGGCTTTGTGAACTACGTTACAGCGAAAGATGCAGAAAGAGCAATAAACACACTGAACGGCCTCAGACTGCAGTCAAAAACCATCAAG GTTTCCTATGCTCGTCCGAGTTCCGAAGTTATCAAGGACGCTAACCTGTACATCAGTGGGCTCCCGAGGTCGATGACACAGAAGGATGTAGAAGACATGTTCTCACGTTTTGGGCGCATCATCAATTCCCGTGTGCTCGTGGATCAAACCACAG GTTCCTCCGAACCCATCACGGTGAAGTTTGCAGCCAATCCCAACCAGAACAAAAACGTGGCCCTGTTGTCGCAGCTGTGTCACTCACCAGCCAGGCGGTTCGGAGGGCCGGTCCACCACCAGGCGCAGAGATTCAG GTCAGCAGAGAATCAGGATCTGCCACCGCCATGTCCttggcagagagcagcacgTGTACCGCATTTAAGTGGTTTGCATATCACCAGTGGTACACCACAGTTTGGGAACCCCTG GTTCTCTCCTATGGGTGTAGATCACATGAGTGGGCTTTCTGGTGTAAATGTTCCAGGAAACGCATCTTCTGGCTGGTGTATCTTCATCTACAACCTTGGTCAAGATGCTGATGAGGGAATCCTCTGGCAGATGTTTGGCCCCTTTGGCGCGGTTACCAATGTGAAAGTTATTCGGGATTTCAACACCAACAAGTGcaaaggttttggttttgtgacCATGACAAACTATGAAGAAGCTGCAATGGCCATAGCAAGTCTTAATGGCTACCGCCTGGGGGACAAAATCTTACAGGTTTCCTTCAAAACCAACAAGTCCCACAAATAA
- the LOC140262769 gene encoding complexin-3-like, giving the protein MAAFFTAALRNLRGGEEEPKAPPKDGKAAALPNGMSREEFEEYQRQLLEEKIERDKAFAHTKAERATVRMHLRDKYHLAQDERDDAQLHVAGGAVELPQELAAMVRSEEEEEEDEEGAFAFLAKLRDVDLPALRGRALGTVDEVKEKCAMM; this is encoded by the exons ATGGCTGCCTTCTTCACGGCCGCCCTGAGGAACCTGCGGGGGGGTGAGGAGGAGCCCAAGGCACCCCCCAAGGACGGCAAGGCGGCCGCCCTGCCCAACGGCATGTCCCGAGAGGAGTTCGAGGAGTACCAGcggcagctgctggaggagaa GATCGAGCGGGACAAAGCCTTTGCACACACGAAGGCAGAACGGGCGACCGTGCGCATGCACCTGCGGGACAAGTATCACCTGGCGCAG GACGAGCGGGACGACGCTCAGCTGCACGTGGCGGGCGGTGCGGTGGAGCTGCCGCAGGAGCTGGCCGCCATGGTGCgcagtgaggaggaggaggaggaggacgaggaGGGAGCCTTCGCCTTCCTGGCCAAGCTGCGGGACGTGGATCTGccggcgctgcggggccgggcgcTGGGCACTGTGGATGAAGTGAAGGAGAAGTGCGCCATGATGTAG
- the ELAVL1 gene encoding ELAV-like protein 1 isoform X1, producing the protein MPRGDTRRAARRRPAQIRYKMSNGYEDHMAEDCRDDIGRTNLIVNYLPQNMTQDELRSLFSSIGEVESAKLIRDKVAGHSLGYGFVNYVTAKDAERAINTLNGLRLQSKTIKVSYARPSSEVIKDANLYISGLPRSMTQKDVEDMFSRFGRIINSRVLVDQTTGLSRGVAFIRFDKRSEAEEAITNFNGHKPPGSSEPITVKFAANPNQNKNVALLSQLCHSPARRFGGPVHHQAQRFRSAENQDLPPPCPWQRAARVPHLSGLHITSGTPQFGNPWFSPMGVDHMSGLSGVNVPGNASSGWCIFIYNLGQDADEGILWQMFGPFGAVTNVKVIRDFNTNKCKGFGFVTMTNYEEAAMAIASLNGYRLGDKILQVSFKTNKSHK; encoded by the exons ATGCCGCGCGGCGACACACGACGGGCCGCACGGCGCCGCCCCGCGCAG ataCGTTATAAGATGTCTAATGGTTATGAAGATCACATGGCTGAAGATTGCAGAGATGACATCGGCAGAACAAATCTCATTGTGAACTACCTCCCCCAGAACATGACGCAGGATGAGCTACGGAGCCTCTTCAGCAGCATCGGTGAAGTTGAATCTGCAAAGCTGATTCGGGACAAAGTTGCAG GACACAGCTTAGGCTATGGCTTTGTGAACTACGTTACAGCGAAAGATGCAGAAAGAGCAATAAACACACTGAACGGCCTCAGACTGCAGTCAAAAACCATCAAG GTTTCCTATGCTCGTCCGAGTTCCGAAGTTATCAAGGACGCTAACCTGTACATCAGTGGGCTCCCGAGGTCGATGACACAGAAGGATGTAGAAGACATGTTCTCACGTTTTGGGCGCATCATCAATTCCCGTGTGCTCGTGGATCAAACCACAG GTTTATCCAGAGGGGTCGCATTTATCCGGTTTGACAAAAGGTCAGAAGCAGAAGAGGCAATTACAAATTTCAATGGTCACAAACCCCCAGGTTCCTCCGAACCCATCACGGTGAAGTTTGCAGCCAATCCCAACCAGAACAAAAACGTGGCCCTGTTGTCGCAGCTGTGTCACTCACCAGCCAGGCGGTTCGGAGGGCCGGTCCACCACCAGGCGCAGAGATTCAG GTCAGCAGAGAATCAGGATCTGCCACCGCCATGTCCttggcagagagcagcacgTGTACCGCATTTAAGTGGTTTGCATATCACCAGTGGTACACCACAGTTTGGGAACCCCTG GTTCTCTCCTATGGGTGTAGATCACATGAGTGGGCTTTCTGGTGTAAATGTTCCAGGAAACGCATCTTCTGGCTGGTGTATCTTCATCTACAACCTTGGTCAAGATGCTGATGAGGGAATCCTCTGGCAGATGTTTGGCCCCTTTGGCGCGGTTACCAATGTGAAAGTTATTCGGGATTTCAACACCAACAAGTGcaaaggttttggttttgtgacCATGACAAACTATGAAGAAGCTGCAATGGCCATAGCAAGTCTTAATGGCTACCGCCTGGGGGACAAAATCTTACAGGTTTCCTTCAAAACCAACAAGTCCCACAAATAA
- the ELAVL1 gene encoding ELAV-like protein 1 isoform X7 produces the protein MSNGYEDHMAEDCRDDIGRTNLIVNYLPQNMTQDELRSLFSSIGEVESAKLIRDKVAGHSLGYGFVNYVTAKDAERAINTLNGLRLQSKTIKVSYARPSSEVIKDANLYISGLPRSMTQKDVEDMFSRFGRIINSRVLVDQTTGSSEPITVKFAANPNQNKNVALLSQLCHSPARRFGGPVHHQAQRFRFSPMGVDHMSGLSGVNVPGNASSGWCIFIYNLGQDADEGILWQMFGPFGAVTNVKVIRDFNTNKCKGFGFVTMTNYEEAAMAIASLNGYRLGDKILQVSFKTNKSHK, from the exons ATGTCTAATGGTTATGAAGATCACATGGCTGAAGATTGCAGAGATGACATCGGCAGAACAAATCTCATTGTGAACTACCTCCCCCAGAACATGACGCAGGATGAGCTACGGAGCCTCTTCAGCAGCATCGGTGAAGTTGAATCTGCAAAGCTGATTCGGGACAAAGTTGCAG GACACAGCTTAGGCTATGGCTTTGTGAACTACGTTACAGCGAAAGATGCAGAAAGAGCAATAAACACACTGAACGGCCTCAGACTGCAGTCAAAAACCATCAAG GTTTCCTATGCTCGTCCGAGTTCCGAAGTTATCAAGGACGCTAACCTGTACATCAGTGGGCTCCCGAGGTCGATGACACAGAAGGATGTAGAAGACATGTTCTCACGTTTTGGGCGCATCATCAATTCCCGTGTGCTCGTGGATCAAACCACAG GTTCCTCCGAACCCATCACGGTGAAGTTTGCAGCCAATCCCAACCAGAACAAAAACGTGGCCCTGTTGTCGCAGCTGTGTCACTCACCAGCCAGGCGGTTCGGAGGGCCGGTCCACCACCAGGCGCAGAGATTCAG GTTCTCTCCTATGGGTGTAGATCACATGAGTGGGCTTTCTGGTGTAAATGTTCCAGGAAACGCATCTTCTGGCTGGTGTATCTTCATCTACAACCTTGGTCAAGATGCTGATGAGGGAATCCTCTGGCAGATGTTTGGCCCCTTTGGCGCGGTTACCAATGTGAAAGTTATTCGGGATTTCAACACCAACAAGTGcaaaggttttggttttgtgacCATGACAAACTATGAAGAAGCTGCAATGGCCATAGCAAGTCTTAATGGCTACCGCCTGGGGGACAAAATCTTACAGGTTTCCTTCAAAACCAACAAGTCCCACAAATAA
- the ELAVL1 gene encoding ELAV-like protein 1 isoform X5: protein MSNGYEDHMAEDCRDDIGRTNLIVNYLPQNMTQDELRSLFSSIGEVESAKLIRDKVAGHSLGYGFVNYVTAKDAERAINTLNGLRLQSKTIKVSYARPSSEVIKDANLYISGLPRSMTQKDVEDMFSRFGRIINSRVLVDQTTGSSEPITVKFAANPNQNKNVALLSQLCHSPARRFGGPVHHQAQRFRSAENQDLPPPCPWQRAARVPHLSGLHITSGTPQFGNPWFSPMGVDHMSGLSGVNVPGNASSGWCIFIYNLGQDADEGILWQMFGPFGAVTNVKVIRDFNTNKCKGFGFVTMTNYEEAAMAIASLNGYRLGDKILQVSFKTNKSHK from the exons ATGTCTAATGGTTATGAAGATCACATGGCTGAAGATTGCAGAGATGACATCGGCAGAACAAATCTCATTGTGAACTACCTCCCCCAGAACATGACGCAGGATGAGCTACGGAGCCTCTTCAGCAGCATCGGTGAAGTTGAATCTGCAAAGCTGATTCGGGACAAAGTTGCAG GACACAGCTTAGGCTATGGCTTTGTGAACTACGTTACAGCGAAAGATGCAGAAAGAGCAATAAACACACTGAACGGCCTCAGACTGCAGTCAAAAACCATCAAG GTTTCCTATGCTCGTCCGAGTTCCGAAGTTATCAAGGACGCTAACCTGTACATCAGTGGGCTCCCGAGGTCGATGACACAGAAGGATGTAGAAGACATGTTCTCACGTTTTGGGCGCATCATCAATTCCCGTGTGCTCGTGGATCAAACCACAG GTTCCTCCGAACCCATCACGGTGAAGTTTGCAGCCAATCCCAACCAGAACAAAAACGTGGCCCTGTTGTCGCAGCTGTGTCACTCACCAGCCAGGCGGTTCGGAGGGCCGGTCCACCACCAGGCGCAGAGATTCAG GTCAGCAGAGAATCAGGATCTGCCACCGCCATGTCCttggcagagagcagcacgTGTACCGCATTTAAGTGGTTTGCATATCACCAGTGGTACACCACAGTTTGGGAACCCCTG GTTCTCTCCTATGGGTGTAGATCACATGAGTGGGCTTTCTGGTGTAAATGTTCCAGGAAACGCATCTTCTGGCTGGTGTATCTTCATCTACAACCTTGGTCAAGATGCTGATGAGGGAATCCTCTGGCAGATGTTTGGCCCCTTTGGCGCGGTTACCAATGTGAAAGTTATTCGGGATTTCAACACCAACAAGTGcaaaggttttggttttgtgacCATGACAAACTATGAAGAAGCTGCAATGGCCATAGCAAGTCTTAATGGCTACCGCCTGGGGGACAAAATCTTACAGGTTTCCTTCAAAACCAACAAGTCCCACAAATAA
- the ELAVL1 gene encoding ELAV-like protein 1 isoform X6, with product MSNGYEDHMAEDCRDDIGRTNLIVNYLPQNMTQDELRSLFSSIGEVESAKLIRDKVAGHSLGYGFVNYVTAKDAERAINTLNGLRLQSKTIKVSYARPSSEVIKDANLYISGLPRSMTQKDVEDMFSRFGRIINSRVLVDQTTGLSRGVAFIRFDKRSEAEEAITNFNGHKPPGSSEPITVKFAANPNQNKNVALLSQLCHSPARRFGGPVHHQAQRFRFSPMGVDHMSGLSGVNVPGNASSGWCIFIYNLGQDADEGILWQMFGPFGAVTNVKVIRDFNTNKCKGFGFVTMTNYEEAAMAIASLNGYRLGDKILQVSFKTNKSHK from the exons ATGTCTAATGGTTATGAAGATCACATGGCTGAAGATTGCAGAGATGACATCGGCAGAACAAATCTCATTGTGAACTACCTCCCCCAGAACATGACGCAGGATGAGCTACGGAGCCTCTTCAGCAGCATCGGTGAAGTTGAATCTGCAAAGCTGATTCGGGACAAAGTTGCAG GACACAGCTTAGGCTATGGCTTTGTGAACTACGTTACAGCGAAAGATGCAGAAAGAGCAATAAACACACTGAACGGCCTCAGACTGCAGTCAAAAACCATCAAG GTTTCCTATGCTCGTCCGAGTTCCGAAGTTATCAAGGACGCTAACCTGTACATCAGTGGGCTCCCGAGGTCGATGACACAGAAGGATGTAGAAGACATGTTCTCACGTTTTGGGCGCATCATCAATTCCCGTGTGCTCGTGGATCAAACCACAG GTTTATCCAGAGGGGTCGCATTTATCCGGTTTGACAAAAGGTCAGAAGCAGAAGAGGCAATTACAAATTTCAATGGTCACAAACCCCCAGGTTCCTCCGAACCCATCACGGTGAAGTTTGCAGCCAATCCCAACCAGAACAAAAACGTGGCCCTGTTGTCGCAGCTGTGTCACTCACCAGCCAGGCGGTTCGGAGGGCCGGTCCACCACCAGGCGCAGAGATTCAG GTTCTCTCCTATGGGTGTAGATCACATGAGTGGGCTTTCTGGTGTAAATGTTCCAGGAAACGCATCTTCTGGCTGGTGTATCTTCATCTACAACCTTGGTCAAGATGCTGATGAGGGAATCCTCTGGCAGATGTTTGGCCCCTTTGGCGCGGTTACCAATGTGAAAGTTATTCGGGATTTCAACACCAACAAGTGcaaaggttttggttttgtgacCATGACAAACTATGAAGAAGCTGCAATGGCCATAGCAAGTCTTAATGGCTACCGCCTGGGGGACAAAATCTTACAGGTTTCCTTCAAAACCAACAAGTCCCACAAATAA